Proteins found in one Fundidesulfovibrio terrae genomic segment:
- the cfa gene encoding cyclopropane fatty acyl phospholipid synthase has translation MSSSRSSTEAAMRRTERIVKGFLGQAGIGVNGDSPWDIRVHDQRFYGRVLRDRSLGLGESYMEGWWDCDRLDQLFARLCAARLDETAARRPIPKFLDALLEHLQNRQSRSRAGEVAEKHYDLDNRMFLSWLDRHTQYSCGYFAGTDDLDEAQERKLDLICRKLSLSPGDEVLDVGCGWGGFCSFAAERYGCRVTGVNIAREQVEHAREACTDTGLDVAILRRDYRELSGTFDKIVSIGMFEHVGSKNHKTFMRSIGNCLRAGGMFLLHTIGTNVTATGCDAWIRKYIFPNGDVPSLAQIARAAEGIFVVEDVHNFGPHYDRTLMAWHERFEAAWPRLKKDYPEMFRRMWEYYLLSCAGAFRARALQVWQIVMTPMGTPQPECRLT, from the coding sequence ATGTCGTCATCTCGGTCTTCGACGGAGGCAGCCATGCGCAGAACCGAACGCATTGTGAAGGGATTCCTGGGCCAGGCCGGCATCGGCGTGAACGGCGATTCACCCTGGGACATCCGCGTCCATGACCAGCGCTTCTACGGACGGGTCCTCAGGGACCGCAGCCTGGGCCTGGGCGAATCCTACATGGAAGGCTGGTGGGACTGCGACCGCCTGGACCAGCTCTTCGCCCGCCTCTGCGCCGCCAGGCTGGACGAGACCGCGGCGCGGCGCCCCATCCCCAAGTTCCTGGACGCGCTCCTGGAGCACCTGCAGAACCGCCAGTCGCGCAGCCGCGCCGGGGAAGTGGCCGAGAAGCACTACGACCTGGACAACCGCATGTTCCTCTCCTGGCTGGACAGGCACACCCAGTACAGCTGCGGCTACTTCGCGGGCACGGACGACCTGGACGAGGCGCAGGAGCGCAAGCTGGACCTGATCTGCCGCAAGCTCAGCCTCTCCCCGGGGGACGAGGTGCTGGACGTGGGGTGCGGCTGGGGCGGCTTCTGCTCCTTCGCGGCCGAGCGCTACGGCTGCCGGGTAACGGGAGTGAACATCGCACGCGAGCAGGTGGAACACGCCCGCGAGGCGTGCACGGACACGGGGCTGGACGTGGCCATTCTCCGGCGGGACTACCGCGAGCTCTCCGGCACCTTCGACAAGATCGTGTCCATCGGCATGTTCGAGCACGTGGGGAGCAAGAACCACAAGACCTTCATGCGCTCCATCGGAAACTGCCTGCGCGCGGGGGGGATGTTCCTGCTGCACACCATCGGCACCAACGTCACCGCCACCGGATGCGACGCCTGGATACGCAAATACATCTTCCCCAACGGCGACGTGCCTTCCCTGGCCCAGATCGCCCGTGCCGCCGAGGGCATCTTCGTGGTGGAGGACGTGCACAACTTCGGCCCGCACTACGACAGGACCCTCATGGCCTGGCACGAGCGCTTTGAGGCGGCGTGGCCGCGCCTGAAAAAGGACTATCCGGAGATGTTCCGCCGGATGTGGGAGTATTACCTGCTCTCCTGCGCCGGGGCCTTCCGGGCGCGGGCCCTGCAAGTGTGGCAGATCGTCATGACGCCGATGGGGACGCCCCAGCCGGAGTGCCGCCTGACGTGA
- a CDS encoding DsrE/DsrF/DrsH-like family protein: MSIETSTQEAQRYAFICSRGTLDGAYPALILAINARRLGHEAFVFHTFMGINAVRKGKLEKFQFYPPGFLGAIPGMSQVATMMMKKQIDGAGIPDLPELQETAQLEGVRLIACRMTLDMMKLGKDDLIDGVEIMNAEQYLKLAGTCSINMFT; the protein is encoded by the coding sequence ATGAGTATCGAAACGTCGACCCAGGAGGCGCAACGCTACGCCTTCATCTGCTCCAGGGGCACCCTGGACGGGGCCTATCCGGCCCTGATCCTCGCCATCAACGCCCGCAGGCTCGGTCACGAGGCCTTCGTGTTCCACACTTTCATGGGCATAAACGCCGTGCGCAAGGGGAAGCTCGAGAAGTTCCAGTTCTACCCGCCGGGATTCCTCGGGGCCATTCCCGGCATGTCGCAGGTGGCGACCATGATGATGAAGAAGCAGATAGACGGCGCGGGCATCCCCGACCTGCCGGAGCTTCAGGAGACAGCCCAGCTGGAAGGCGTCAGGCTCATCGCCTGCCGCATGACCCTGGACATGATGAAGCTCGGCAAGGACGATTTGATCGACGGCGTGGAGATCATGAACGCGGAGCAGTACCTGAAGCTGGCGGGCACCTGCTCCATCAACATGTTTACCTAG
- a CDS encoding 4Fe-4S dicluster domain-containing protein: MACNLLIRGMLNTLKPQSRITRRALFKALGIGGAAALLPERARAAALPDTGGEQATLLDLTRCVGCEACADACREANAARFPEPRKPFPQMLPSGTKPEDFSDRRADTSRLTPYNWLFIQRAQAQGREVFIPRRCMHCQNPPCAALCPWGAASKYPGGTVAIDADICLGGAKCRDACPWAIPQRQSGVGLYLDLAPRLGGNGVMFKCDRCKDRVAAGGTPACVEACPNGVQVIGPRPEIEALAREKARTTGGHLYGLDENGGTNTIYLSPVPFELLDAGIEKGPGKPHLASVADSMAPSNRLAWAVLLAPLAGAASVFLRGARAVVRRKEGGDERV; this comes from the coding sequence GTGGCATGCAATCTGCTCATCCGGGGCATGCTCAACACCCTTAAGCCTCAGTCGCGGATCACCCGGCGCGCCCTGTTCAAGGCCCTGGGGATCGGCGGCGCGGCGGCGCTCCTGCCGGAGCGGGCCAGGGCGGCGGCCCTGCCTGACACCGGCGGGGAACAGGCCACCTTACTGGACCTCACCCGGTGCGTGGGCTGCGAAGCCTGCGCTGACGCCTGCCGCGAGGCCAACGCCGCGCGCTTCCCCGAGCCCCGCAAGCCCTTCCCGCAAATGTTGCCCTCCGGAACCAAGCCGGAGGACTTCTCGGACAGGCGCGCGGACACCTCCCGCCTCACCCCCTACAACTGGCTCTTCATCCAGCGGGCGCAGGCGCAAGGGCGCGAGGTGTTCATTCCCAGACGCTGCATGCACTGCCAGAATCCTCCGTGCGCCGCCCTGTGTCCCTGGGGAGCGGCCTCCAAATACCCCGGCGGGACCGTGGCCATCGACGCGGACATCTGCCTGGGCGGGGCCAAGTGCCGCGACGCCTGCCCCTGGGCCATACCCCAGCGCCAGTCCGGAGTGGGGCTCTACCTGGACCTCGCGCCCAGGCTGGGCGGCAACGGGGTCATGTTCAAGTGCGACCGTTGCAAGGACAGGGTGGCGGCGGGCGGGACTCCGGCCTGCGTCGAGGCGTGTCCCAACGGCGTGCAGGTGATCGGCCCGCGCCCGGAGATCGAGGCCCTGGCCAGGGAGAAGGCGCGCACGACAGGCGGCCATCTCTACGGCCTGGACGAGAACGGCGGCACCAACACCATCTATCTCTCGCCGGTGCCCTTCGAGCTGCTGGACGCCGGCATCGAGAAAGGCCCCGGGAAACCCCATCTGGCGTCGGTAGCCGACTCCATGGCCCCTTCCAACCGGCTGGCCTGGGCTGTGCTGCTGGCTCCGCTGGCCGGGGCTGCGTCGGTGTTTCTCAGAGGAGCGCGCGCCGTGGTCCGGCGCAAGGAGGGCGGCGATGAACGGGTTTAG
- a CDS encoding sigma-54 interaction domain-containing protein: MDISRHWQDICHAIQEGVFIVNPEGRLVMANDAMSRLTGYSVEELQGRPCTVLGCDTCALGRKGVQGAWCPLFAGRESAAKRCTVRCKDGSRLPVFKNQSLIRDKSGQVIGAVESILDLTELDRLDRKVEELSRLLDEPGSFHGMVGTSPAMARLRDILEKAARSEAPVLLLGESGTGKELAARAIHELGGRSAGPFVQLNCAALSESLLESELFGHARGAFTGAVRARRGRFEEAHGGDIFLDEIGDAPLSIQVKLLRVLETKSIERVGENRPVPVDARLIAATHQDLRALMAAGRFREDFFFRINVIPIELPPLRSRMEDLAPLAAHFLRAIAARSGADAASISPEAMRLFMEHRWPGNVRELRSALEYACVLAEGGRIEPWHLPPGIGSGRETAQAPSPLKPDREGRAEAGRERAELVEALRSSGGNKSQAARILGVSRLTVQNRMRKHGIDLERRVTDGA; the protein is encoded by the coding sequence ATGGACATCAGCAGACACTGGCAGGACATCTGCCACGCCATCCAGGAAGGCGTCTTCATCGTGAACCCCGAAGGCAGGCTGGTCATGGCCAACGACGCCATGTCCCGCCTCACCGGCTATTCCGTCGAGGAGCTGCAGGGCCGGCCCTGCACGGTGCTGGGCTGCGACACCTGCGCGCTCGGCCGCAAAGGGGTGCAGGGAGCCTGGTGCCCGCTCTTCGCGGGCCGCGAAAGCGCGGCCAAGCGCTGCACCGTGCGGTGCAAGGACGGCTCGCGCCTGCCCGTGTTCAAGAACCAGTCCCTCATCCGGGACAAGTCCGGCCAGGTGATCGGGGCGGTGGAGAGCATCCTGGACCTGACCGAACTGGACCGGCTGGACCGCAAAGTGGAGGAGCTCTCAAGGCTTCTGGACGAACCCGGATCGTTCCACGGCATGGTGGGGACCTCCCCGGCCATGGCCCGGCTGCGCGACATCCTGGAAAAGGCGGCCCGTTCCGAAGCCCCGGTGCTGCTCCTGGGCGAGTCGGGAACGGGCAAGGAGCTGGCCGCGCGGGCAATCCACGAGCTGGGCGGACGTTCGGCGGGTCCGTTCGTGCAGCTCAACTGCGCGGCGCTCTCCGAGTCGCTCCTCGAGAGCGAACTGTTCGGCCACGCCAGGGGAGCCTTCACCGGGGCCGTGCGCGCCCGCAGGGGGCGCTTCGAGGAGGCCCACGGAGGAGACATCTTCCTGGACGAGATCGGCGACGCTCCCTTGTCCATCCAGGTGAAGCTCCTGCGGGTGCTCGAGACCAAGTCGATCGAGCGCGTGGGCGAGAACAGGCCCGTGCCCGTGGACGCCCGGCTCATCGCCGCCACCCACCAGGACCTGCGCGCGCTCATGGCCGCCGGGCGGTTCCGTGAGGATTTCTTCTTCCGCATAAACGTCATCCCCATCGAGCTGCCCCCCCTGCGCAGCCGCATGGAGGATCTGGCTCCCCTGGCCGCGCATTTCCTGCGCGCCATCGCGGCCAGGTCCGGCGCGGACGCCGCGTCCATCTCGCCCGAGGCCATGCGCCTGTTCATGGAGCACCGCTGGCCCGGCAACGTGCGCGAACTCAGAAGCGCCCTGGAGTACGCCTGCGTGTTGGCCGAGGGAGGGCGCATCGAGCCCTGGCACCTGCCGCCGGGCATCGGCTCGGGGCGGGAGACTGCCCAGGCCCCCTCTCCGCTCAAGCCTGACCGGGAGGGCCGGGCGGAGGCCGGGCGGGAGCGGGCCGAGCTGGTCGAGGCCCTGCGCAGCTCGGGCGGAAACAAGAGCCAGGCAGCCCGCATCCTGGGCGTGAGCAGGCTCACGGTGCAAAACCGCATGCGCAAGCACGGCATCGATCTGGAGCGGCGCGTCACGGATGGAGCCTGA
- a CDS encoding ATP-binding protein has protein sequence MVPAMMSPAPLINRLWAGVLLVNLLMAAVVGVTLKQSLDQYGEKARAARDNYALILAGNLSSVMSKVDLTLLAATEEASRMLSRSVLDGPRLNAYLEKRYKIIPELDSLRYANALGVVEYGAGTVPTAKISIADRDYFVRLQTDPGAGLAVSKATIGRTTNTWVVMFARRVNNADGSFGGLIYAAVTLEYISQKVFSQVNIGSKGLITLWDGEYTIVVRYPDTGSFGAAIGQKALMPAFLALQRSGADTGHFEGINLRDKIVREYSFRKIPGYPFSITVGLAPDDYLADWRRDALFLAGMASLFVAITLVSAVAIHRSWRRRDVAVQALTQQEEKFRSLVESTDDMIWETDQSGRFTYVSPRSLDLLGYEPEEMLGRSVPDFAASSEKGRLLALFEQASGGMASVRSAETVMRRKDGAAVLFETSWVPFFDPEGRFKGVRGIDRDVTERTRLQEMLVQSEKMVSVGGLAAGMAHEINNPLSGILQSVQVIQRRIEQDSAANEQAAAQAACPFDAVRHFLEIREVPMLLAAIRESASRAAHIVSDMLEFSRKSTSARQPADLSGIMEKALALCLNDYDLNKKYDFKSIRIERRYAPGVPPVACVPTQIEQVVMNLLRNTAQAMAGAAGGDTEPVITLRTSLEGENVRMEVEDNGPGMDEETRRRIFEPFFTTKSPGKGTGLGLSVSYFIITKNHGGTIQVESEPGRGTKFIIRLPLNAPDSADPAVPPGEPWAATDPAG, from the coding sequence ATGGTGCCCGCGATGATGAGCCCGGCTCCGCTCATAAACCGCCTGTGGGCAGGCGTGCTGCTGGTCAATCTGCTCATGGCCGCCGTGGTGGGCGTGACCCTGAAGCAGAGCTTGGACCAATACGGGGAGAAGGCCCGGGCCGCTCGGGACAACTACGCGCTGATTCTGGCCGGGAACCTGTCCAGCGTCATGAGCAAGGTGGACCTGACCCTGCTGGCGGCCACCGAGGAGGCGTCGCGGATGCTCTCCAGGAGCGTCTTGGACGGGCCTCGTCTCAACGCCTATCTGGAAAAGCGTTACAAGATCATCCCCGAACTCGACTCCCTGCGATACGCAAACGCCCTGGGCGTCGTGGAGTATGGGGCGGGCACGGTCCCGACCGCGAAAATATCCATCGCAGACAGGGATTATTTCGTCCGCCTGCAAACCGACCCGGGCGCGGGCCTGGCCGTGTCCAAGGCAACGATCGGACGCACCACCAACACCTGGGTGGTCATGTTCGCCCGCAGGGTGAACAACGCCGACGGCTCCTTCGGCGGCCTGATCTATGCCGCCGTCACACTTGAGTACATTTCCCAGAAGGTGTTCTCCCAGGTGAACATCGGCTCGAAAGGGCTGATCACGCTCTGGGACGGCGAGTACACCATCGTGGTGCGTTACCCGGACACGGGCAGCTTCGGCGCGGCCATCGGCCAGAAGGCCCTGATGCCCGCATTCCTCGCCCTGCAACGCTCGGGAGCGGATACCGGGCATTTCGAAGGAATCAACCTCCGGGACAAAATCGTCCGGGAATACTCCTTCCGCAAGATTCCCGGCTATCCCTTCTCCATCACCGTGGGGCTGGCTCCGGACGACTACCTGGCCGACTGGCGGCGGGACGCGTTGTTCCTGGCGGGCATGGCCTCTCTTTTCGTGGCGATCACCCTGGTTTCCGCCGTGGCCATCCACCGCAGCTGGAGGCGCAGGGACGTGGCCGTCCAGGCGTTGACCCAACAGGAGGAGAAGTTCCGGTCCCTGGTGGAGTCCACGGACGACATGATCTGGGAGACTGACCAGTCCGGACGCTTCACCTACGTCAGCCCCAGGTCCCTGGATCTCCTCGGCTACGAACCCGAGGAGATGCTCGGCCGGTCCGTGCCGGATTTCGCCGCCTCGTCCGAGAAGGGCAGGCTGCTGGCGCTCTTCGAGCAGGCCTCGGGCGGCATGGCCAGTGTCCGTAGCGCCGAGACGGTCATGAGGAGGAAGGATGGCGCGGCGGTGTTGTTCGAGACCAGTTGGGTCCCCTTTTTCGATCCGGAAGGGCGCTTCAAGGGGGTCAGGGGCATCGACCGTGACGTCACCGAGCGGACCCGCCTGCAGGAGATGCTGGTCCAGTCGGAGAAGATGGTGTCCGTGGGCGGCCTGGCCGCCGGGATGGCCCATGAGATAAACAATCCCCTGAGCGGCATCCTGCAGAGCGTCCAGGTGATACAGCGCAGGATCGAGCAGGACTCGGCGGCCAATGAACAGGCCGCCGCCCAGGCGGCCTGCCCGTTCGACGCGGTGCGGCATTTCCTGGAGATACGCGAGGTGCCCATGCTGCTCGCGGCCATACGGGAGTCGGCCTCCCGGGCTGCGCACATCGTGTCCGACATGCTGGAGTTCAGCAGAAAGAGCACGTCGGCGCGTCAGCCGGCGGATCTCTCGGGGATAATGGAGAAGGCCCTGGCACTGTGCCTGAACGATTACGACCTGAACAAGAAATACGACTTCAAATCCATCCGCATCGAGCGGCGGTACGCCCCCGGAGTTCCGCCCGTGGCCTGCGTGCCCACCCAGATCGAACAGGTGGTCATGAACCTTCTGCGCAATACCGCCCAGGCCATGGCCGGGGCGGCGGGCGGCGATACGGAGCCCGTGATCACGCTCAGAACGAGCCTCGAAGGGGAAAACGTCAGGATGGAGGTGGAGGACAACGGACCGGGCATGGACGAGGAGACCAGGCGGCGCATTTTCGAGCCGTTCTTCACCACCAAGTCCCCCGGCAAGGGGACGGGACTGGGGCTTTCCGTCTCCTACTTCATCATCACCAAGAACCACGGCGGCACCATACAGGTGGAGTCCGAGCCCGGGCGCGGCACGAAGTTCATCATCCGTCTGCCCCTGAACGCCCCGGACTCGGCCGATCCGGCGGTACCTCCCGGGGAGCCCTGGGCCGCTACGGATCCGGCGGGCTGA
- the hemW gene encoding radical SAM family heme chaperone HemW has translation MLLYVHVPFCVSKCRYCAFASEVMSMDALEDWDAAFSLEAAHYGRLLNKPAVETVYIGGGTPSLLPAWAFERLVKNLRRNFTIPGDAEFTMEANPDSATDMDLMRLWRSSGVNRVSLGVQSLDEAMLRVLGRPHGVADVHTAVQRLRAAGFANLSVDLIWGLPGQRLKNWMDTVKAAVRLGPEHISAYGLTLEPGTPLSQIVEEGTLALPNEDEAAKMYLKGGDFLEEEGYLHYEISNFARMGFASKHNQGYWEGKDYLGLGPSAVSTLSGRRWENPKDVARYTALSRKKAWGEGGQELTPEVRARELLMLALRTSKGMRLAEYKRLTGRDLVAAEGKLLGALRQKDLIRIKDGNLRLTRQGMLVSNLIIGRFLFPDER, from the coding sequence ATGCTCCTCTACGTCCACGTCCCCTTCTGCGTGTCCAAGTGCCGCTACTGCGCCTTCGCCTCCGAGGTCATGTCCATGGACGCCCTGGAGGACTGGGACGCCGCGTTCTCCTTGGAAGCCGCCCATTACGGCAGGCTCCTGAACAAGCCCGCCGTCGAGACCGTCTACATCGGCGGCGGCACCCCGAGCCTGCTTCCCGCCTGGGCCTTCGAGCGCCTGGTGAAAAACCTGAGGCGCAACTTCACCATCCCCGGCGACGCCGAATTCACCATGGAGGCCAACCCGGACTCGGCCACGGACATGGATCTCATGCGCCTGTGGCGTTCCTCCGGGGTGAACCGCGTCTCACTTGGGGTGCAGTCCCTGGACGAGGCCATGCTCCGGGTGCTGGGGCGCCCCCACGGCGTGGCCGACGTGCACACGGCCGTGCAGCGCCTGCGCGCAGCCGGTTTCGCCAACCTGTCCGTGGACCTCATCTGGGGGCTGCCGGGGCAGCGCCTGAAGAACTGGATGGACACCGTGAAGGCCGCTGTGCGTCTGGGACCCGAGCACATCTCAGCCTACGGCCTCACCCTGGAGCCGGGCACCCCCCTGTCCCAGATTGTAGAGGAGGGGACGCTGGCCCTGCCCAACGAGGACGAGGCCGCCAAGATGTACTTGAAGGGCGGCGATTTCCTGGAGGAAGAGGGCTATCTGCACTACGAGATCAGCAACTTCGCCCGCATGGGCTTCGCCTCCAAGCACAACCAGGGCTACTGGGAGGGCAAGGACTACCTGGGGCTCGGCCCCTCGGCGGTTTCCACGCTCTCGGGCAGGCGCTGGGAAAATCCCAAGGACGTCGCTCGGTACACGGCCCTCTCCAGGAAAAAAGCCTGGGGGGAGGGGGGCCAGGAACTCACGCCCGAAGTGCGCGCCAGGGAGCTTCTCATGCTTGCCCTGCGCACCTCCAAAGGCATGCGCCTGGCCGAGTACAAGCGGCTCACGGGGCGCGACCTCGTGGCCGCCGAGGGAAAGCTCTTGGGGGCGCTTCGCCAGAAGGACCTCATCCGCATCAAGGACGGCAACCTGCGCCTGACCCGCCAGGGCATGCTCGTCTCCAACCTGATCATCGGCAGGTTCCTGTTCCCGGACGAGCGTTGA
- a CDS encoding GGDEF domain-containing protein: protein MFKRLPRGGRKPVLARLARLLSVLLLAALCLSGFASASPAPGLASGQDDKNVLILFPFTQDYPVHAQLVKGFRERLLQSRRTIRISYEYLDLARFTDEEAYLADVARFFQEKYSRLRPDIVVSGGPLRQFFDTYGERMFPGVPVVFPRDENAALEAQPEDDFTASKQSDFMKSVDIIFRARPATKTVYVVLGDSDEERNIRRKMEHVAQSYQGRARFVFTGGLSLARMLETVGGAGADGAVLFMRWLRDARGDSFIPEDVLKSVCQVSTAPVFTVVEPSLGGGAVGGYLFSFELFGRRLAEETLARLDARHEPERLPYPAASEYVFDWRQLERWKISETTLPKGSRIEFREPSAWSLHKWYILGGVAVLFFETALVVGLAVNRSRRRKVELELKRLNASLEEIVASRTRQLQEANEQLELAKSSLEKMNSRLELVSRTDSLTGLYNRRHVEEAAAREHERSLRTGDVFSVVLCDIDFFKQVNDLYGHEAGDLLLRLVAEDLSREVRPYDILSRWGGEEFLLFLPATGQEVASGIAERIRRSIRERAYSYDGRTLRLTATFGVSTVRGGESVTEVIRRADEALYEGKRSGRNRVVAV from the coding sequence ATGTTCAAACGATTGCCCCGCGGTGGCCGCAAACCGGTGCTGGCGCGCCTGGCCCGGCTTCTTTCCGTGCTCCTGCTGGCGGCGCTGTGCCTGTCCGGCTTCGCATCCGCCTCCCCGGCCCCGGGCCTTGCTTCTGGACAGGACGACAAGAACGTCCTGATCCTCTTCCCCTTCACCCAGGACTACCCCGTCCATGCCCAACTGGTGAAAGGGTTTCGCGAACGGCTGCTGCAATCGAGGCGCACCATCCGCATTTCCTACGAATATCTCGACCTGGCGCGCTTCACCGACGAGGAAGCCTACCTGGCCGACGTGGCCCGCTTCTTCCAGGAGAAATATTCCCGCTTAAGACCCGACATCGTGGTGTCCGGTGGCCCGCTACGGCAGTTTTTCGACACGTACGGGGAGAGGATGTTCCCGGGCGTGCCCGTTGTGTTTCCCCGGGACGAGAACGCCGCGCTGGAGGCCCAGCCCGAGGACGATTTCACTGCGTCCAAACAGTCCGATTTCATGAAAAGCGTGGACATCATCTTCCGTGCGCGCCCTGCGACGAAGACGGTGTACGTGGTGCTCGGTGATTCCGACGAGGAACGCAACATACGAAGAAAGATGGAGCATGTGGCCCAGTCGTATCAGGGCCGCGCGCGGTTCGTCTTCACGGGTGGCCTCTCCCTCGCGCGGATGCTGGAGACCGTCGGCGGGGCGGGCGCGGACGGCGCGGTGCTGTTCATGCGCTGGCTCAGGGACGCCCGTGGCGACTCCTTCATTCCCGAGGACGTCCTGAAGAGCGTGTGCCAGGTGTCCACGGCCCCGGTGTTTACGGTGGTGGAGCCCTCCCTGGGCGGCGGGGCGGTGGGCGGCTACCTCTTCAGCTTCGAGCTTTTCGGGCGCAGGCTGGCCGAGGAGACCCTCGCCAGACTGGATGCCCGTCACGAGCCCGAGCGGCTGCCGTATCCGGCTGCCAGCGAATACGTGTTCGACTGGCGCCAACTTGAGCGCTGGAAGATCAGCGAGACGACCCTGCCCAAGGGCTCCAGGATCGAATTCCGGGAGCCGTCGGCTTGGAGCTTGCACAAATGGTACATCCTCGGCGGGGTCGCCGTGCTGTTTTTCGAGACCGCCCTAGTCGTTGGGCTGGCCGTGAACCGGTCCCGACGCAGGAAAGTGGAGCTGGAGCTTAAGCGGCTGAACGCCTCCCTGGAGGAGATCGTGGCCAGCCGCACGCGCCAACTTCAGGAGGCCAACGAGCAGCTGGAGCTGGCCAAGTCCTCCCTCGAGAAGATGAACTCCCGCCTTGAGCTGGTTTCCCGGACCGACAGCCTCACCGGCCTGTACAACCGCAGGCACGTGGAGGAGGCGGCCGCCAGGGAGCATGAGCGCTCCCTGCGGACCGGAGACGTTTTTTCCGTGGTCCTGTGCGACATAGATTTCTTCAAGCAGGTCAACGACTTGTACGGGCACGAGGCGGGTGACCTGCTGCTTCGGCTGGTGGCCGAAGACCTCTCCCGCGAGGTTCGGCCCTACGACATCCTCTCCCGGTGGGGCGGGGAGGAGTTCCTGCTGTTCCTGCCCGCGACCGGCCAGGAGGTGGCCTCCGGCATCGCGGAGCGCATCCGCAGGAGCATCAGGGAGCGCGCGTACTCTTATGACGGGCGCACGCTTCGCCTCACGGCCACGTTCGGCGTCTCCACGGTGCGTGGCGGCGAATCCGTGACCGAGGTGATCCGCCGTGCCGACGAGGCCTTGTACGAAGGCAAGCGCTCCGGCCGCAACCGGGTGGTGGCCGTGTGA
- a CDS encoding epoxyqueuosine reductase QueH, which produces MSAGPILVHACCGPCAITVFQALAAGGRDFRGFYYNPNIHPLMEYLRRRDALAEVARRLGVEMTFSDAEYDPALFLRQAAFREKDRCRFCYELRLDRAAREARATGCAAFSTTLLYSKYQDHAAIRAAGEAAARTHDVEFAYADYRPGWEEGIRLSKEWELYRQPYCGCIFSEFDRYRKKLGRPG; this is translated from the coding sequence GTGAGCGCGGGACCGATTCTGGTGCACGCCTGCTGCGGCCCCTGCGCCATCACGGTCTTCCAGGCCTTGGCCGCCGGGGGGAGGGATTTTCGCGGGTTCTATTACAACCCAAACATCCACCCCCTCATGGAATACCTGCGCCGCCGTGACGCCCTGGCCGAGGTTGCGCGCCGCCTGGGCGTGGAGATGACCTTCTCCGACGCCGAATACGACCCGGCCCTGTTCCTGCGCCAGGCGGCTTTCCGCGAGAAGGACCGCTGCCGCTTCTGCTACGAACTCCGGCTGGACCGGGCCGCGCGCGAGGCCCGCGCCACTGGCTGCGCGGCCTTCTCCACCACGCTCCTCTACAGCAAATACCAGGACCACGCGGCCATCCGCGCGGCCGGGGAGGCTGCCGCCAGGACGCATGACGTGGAATTCGCCTACGCCGACTACCGGCCGGGCTGGGAGGAGGGCATACGCCTCTCGAAAGAATGGGAACTCTACAGGCAACCGTACTGCGGCTGCATCTTCTCCGAGTTCGACCGCTACAGGAAGAAGCTGGGGCGGCCCGGCTAG